In Amphiprion ocellaris isolate individual 3 ecotype Okinawa chromosome 3, ASM2253959v1, whole genome shotgun sequence, one genomic interval encodes:
- the LOC111576294 gene encoding protein-glutamine gamma-glutamyltransferase 2-like, which translates to MANYSALIIDLDVRSRENNSAHHTREIDGERLIVRRGQPFSITLQCSDSLPPKHHLELVLHLGRRDEVVIKLQKERGAGDKWWFHQQGAQDEILLTLHSPTDAIIGQYRLAVLVMSPDGRILEKMDKTRFHLLFNPWCKDDVVYLPDESQLQEYVMNEDGTIYMGSWDYIRSIPWNYGQFDDDVMDICFEVLDNSKEALRNSKMDTERRSDPVYVGRMITAMVNSNGDRGVLTGRWTEPYSDGVAPYRWTGSVPILRQWSKAGVRAVKYGQCWVFAGVACTMLRCLGIPTRLITNYSSAHDVDGNLSLDFLLDENLRSIDSRDSSWNFHCWVESWMKRDDLPKGNDGWQVLDPTPQELSDGEFCCGPCPVTAIKEGNLAVKYDAPFVFAEVNADITYWMVQKNGQRKKIRVDQSSVGRNISTKSVFGDHREDVTLHYKYPEGSRKEREVFEKAGQPFPKPTNESTEPGQMQLSIKHAQPVFGTDFDVVVEVKNEGGRDAVAQLTMLATAVTYNSLHRGECERQTTTVTVPAHTVHKEMLRLQYDEYARCASEHHLIRMKAFLEAPGENEPVMTMADIPLSTPELHIQVPGKVVACQQVMAYISFTNPLPVPLKDGVFTVEGAGLLYATDIHVKGHIAPGQKVSVKLTFSPMRVGVRKLLVDFDSDTLKDVKGVATVVVRKKNHWKPRLVDQITYILS; encoded by the exons GTCGGAGAGACGAGGTGGTGATCAAGCTTCAGAAGGAGCGAGGAGCTGGAGACAAGTGGTGGTTTCACCAGCagggagctcaggatgaaataCTGCTGACTCTGCACAGTCCAACGGACGCCATCATTGGACAATACCGTCTGGCTGTGCTGGTGATGTCACCGGACGGACGCATTTTAgagaaaatggacaaaactaGGTTCCACCTGCTGTTTAACCCGTGGTGCAAAG ATGATGTGGTTTACCTGCCTGATGAGAGTCAGCTCCAGGAGTACGTAATGAACGAAGACGGAACCATTTACATGGGATCCTGGGATTACATCAGAAGTATTCCCTGGAATTATggacag TTTGATGACGATGTGATGGACATCTGTTTTGAAGTCCTGGACAACTCCAAAGAGGCCCTGAGAAACTCAAAGATGGACACTGAGCGCAGATCTGACCCCGTCTATGTCGGCAGAATGATCACAGCGATG gtgaactcTAATGGTGACAGAGGTGTGCTGACCGGACGTTGGACTGAGCCGTACTCTGATGGAGTCGCACCATATCGATGGACCGGCAGCGTGCCGATCCTCCGACAGTGGAGCAAGGCTGGGGTCCGAGCGGTTAAATATGGCCAGTGTTGGGTGTTTGCTGGTGTCGCATGTACAA TGCTGCGCTGTCTGGGAATCCCAACACGCCTCATCACCAACTACTCTTCAGCCCACGATGTGGATGGAAACCTCTCTCTGGACTTTCTGCTGGATGAAAATTTGAGGAGCatagacagcagagacagcagctg gaacttccaCTGTTGGGTCGAGTCCTGGATGAAAAGAGATGATCTCCCCAAAGGAAATGACGGCTGGCAGGTTTTGGACCCCACCCCTCAAGAACTGAGTGATG GTGAGTTCTGCTGTGGTCCGTGTCCAGTGACGGCCATCAAGGAGGGAAATCTGGCAGTAAAGTACGATGCTCCGTTTGTGTTCGCTGAGGTCAACGCTGACATCACCTACTGGATGgtccaaaaaaatggacaacgCAAGAAG ATCAGAGTGGATCAGAGCAGTGTGGGGAGGAACATCAGCaccaaaagtgtttttggaGACCACAGAGAAGACGTCACTCTGCACTACAAATATCCTGAAG GCTccaggaaggagagagaagtgTTTGAGAAGGCGGGTCAACCTTTCCCCAAGCCGACCAATGAGAGCACAGAACCAGGACAAATGCAGCTGTCAATCAAGCATGCTCAGCCTGTATTTGGGACAGACTTTGATGTGGTTGTTGAG GTGAAGAATGAAGGAGGCAGAGATGCTGTTGCTCAGCTCACCATGTTGGCCACAGCTGTAACTTACAATTCTCTCCACCGGGGGGAGTGTGAGAGGCAGACGACCACTGTGACTGTACCAGCTCACACAG tccACAAAGAAATGCTACGTCTGCAGTACGATGAATATGCCAGGTGTGCCTCTGAGCATCATTTGATCCGGATGAAAGCATTTTTAGAGGCTCCAGGGGAGAACGAACCCGTCATGACTATGGCCGACATCCCACTGAGCACACCTGAGCTCCACATACAG GTTCCTGGTAAGGTTGTTGCATGCCAGCAAGTGATGGCGTATATCTCCTTCACCAATCCTCTACCAGTCCCACTGAAAGACGGTGTTTTCACTGTGGAGGGGGCCGGCCTGCTGTATGCCACTGACATTCATGTTAA AGGTCATATAGCTCCAGGCCAGAAGGTGTCTGTGAAGCTTACCTTCTCACCCATGAGAGTCGGGGTGAGGAAGCTCCTGGTGGACTTTGATTCAGACACATTGAAGGATGTGAAGGGAGTCGCCACTGTGGTCGTCCGCAAGAAGAACCACTGGAAGCCACGTTTAGTGGACCAGATTACATACATTCTTAGTTAG